A single Catharus ustulatus isolate bCatUst1 chromosome 7, bCatUst1.pri.v2, whole genome shotgun sequence DNA region contains:
- the LOC116998895 gene encoding kalirin-like isoform X2, which produces MENEGSQAPCNAETAAKSPSKGRCDLREADLPPLEDSQQPTAMSMATETWEDKPSNETSSDTPPAGNTPSPACCRSSSDIVHESTDGAKAQRECRLRPHFSDPMPTDSVKRKQLELKIAAAARQHAQKRRQERDYGPVVAKANLGHGGSFDETRRTPRGSLRSRRHWSNVSSLSTDSGIVGVNDARDDLDPTEATRTKSADVERADSGIGQMPARKWRSRASETLSSLQAWEAHRPCTDCGERDLPVETDVQNCNQRRADLCEKCRKRRTERKESVLEFVNTEASYGEDLRIIKEEFYLPMQAAGLLSQEQLQGIFSNIQELIDLNENFLEILQEEIDQAFDQGDDDLMTVCIGEIFLEFVNMLPAFQTYCLQQSSSVNMLNALEKEKELLRIFLNVSQNDNTALRRMNLRSFLMAPLQRVTKYPLLLSRIIKATTEYHPDHSSLREAKSRIESHLEHINMKTKQEGNTWTLRSFRQDSKKKREVINIEMRETALKTVGWLREETRFVMEGSLQLAQPPDGQWVKKGSKTLKFQNMQVLLLVNMKRVSESSLESAEPGPVKDAVLVLIRDKNNGKFHLLREPLRLSNCIVSTDPDCDDTFELIEIRREAFVFRDSDRARTHHWFRQIRRYSRELGSWKKRRNALPNIMISTPHTRP; this is translated from the exons CTGCAATGCTGAGACTGCTGCCAAGTCCCCCTCCAAGGGGCGGTGTGATCTGAGGGAAGCTGATCTCCCCCCTCTGGAGGACAGCCAGCAGCCCACAGCGATGTCCATGGCAACTGAGACCTGGGAGGACAAGCCGAGCAATGAGACATCCAGTGACACTCCACCTGCAGGGAAT ACTCCCAGTCCTGCCTGTTGCCGATCCAGCTCTGACATTGTCCACGAGAGCACGGATGGTGCCAAGGCCCAGCGGGAGTGCCGGCTGCGGCCGCACTTCAGTGACCCGATGCCAACAGACTCAGTGAAGaggaagcagctggagctgaagaTCGCGGCTGCAGCGCGGCAGCACGCACAGAAGCGCCGGCAGGAGCGCGACTATG GTCCAGTGGTAGCAAAAGCCAACCTTGGCCATGGCGGCAGCTTTGATGAGACCCGACGCACCCCACGGGGCTCTCTCCGCTCCAGACGTCATTGGAGCAACGTCAGCAGTCTGAGCACAGACAGCGGGATTGTTGGTGTGAATGATGCCCGCGATGACCTGGATCCCACTGAGGCCACCCGGACCAAGTCAGCAGATGTGGAGAGAGCAGACAGTGGCATTGGCCAGATGCCAGCTAGGAAGTGGAGGAGCAGGGCATCTGAAACactgagctccctgcaggcatGGGAAGCCCACCGTCCCTGCACCGACTGTGGAGAAAGGGACCTCCCAGTGGAGACAGACGTTCAGAACTGCAACCAGCGGCGGGCTGATCTCTGCGAGAAGTGCCGCAAGCGCAGGACGGAGCGCAAGGAGTCTGTGCTGGAATTTGTCAACACGGAGGCCAGCTATGGAGAGGACCTGCGCATCATCAAAGAGGAGTTCTACCTCCCCAtgcaggcagctgggctgctgagccaggagcagctccagggcatCTTCAGCAACATCCAGGAGCTCATTGACCTCAATGAGAATTTCCTGGAGATCCTTCAAGAAGAGATTGATCAGGCCTTTGACCAG GGGGATGATGACCTGATGACCGTGTGCATCGGAGAAATATTCCTGGAATTCGTAAACATGCTGCCAGCCTTTCAGACATACTGTCTTCAGCAGTCCTCCTCTGTGAATATGCTCAACGCtttggagaaggagaaggagttGCTCAG AATATTCCTCAATGTCTCCCAGAATGACAACACAGCACTGCGTCGGATGAATCTGAGGTCCTTCCTGATGGCCCCTTTGCAAAGGGTCACCAAGTACcccctgctgctcagcagaatCATCAAGGCCACCACCGAGTACCACCCAGACCACAGCAGCCTGCGGGAGGCCAAGAGCCGCATTGAGTCCCACCTGGAGCACATCAACATGAAAACCAAGCAGGAGGGGAACACGTGGACCCTCCGATCCTTTCGCCAGGACAGCAAGAAGAAGAGGGAAGTCATCAACATCGAGATGAGAGAAACTGCCCTCAAAACTGTCGGCTGGCTGCGGGAGGAAACGCGGTTTGTGATGGAGGGGTCTCTGCAGCTGGCCCAGCCCCCCGATGGCCAGTGGGTGAAGAAAGGCAGCAAGACCCTGAAGTTCCAGAATATGCAGGTCCTCCTCCTGGTGAACATGAAGCGTGTGTCCGAGTCCAGCCTGGAATCAGCTGAGCCAGGGCCTGTGAAAGATGCAGTGCTGGTACTCATCAGGGACAAAAATAATGGGAAGTTCCATTTGCTCAGGGAGCCCTTGAGGCTGAGTAATTGCATCGTCTCCACTGATCCCGACTGCGACGACACCTTCGAACTGATTGAGATCAGGCGGGAGGCGTTTGTGTTCCGGGACAGCGACCGGGCACGGACTCACCACTGGTTCAGGCAGATCAGGCGCTACTCCAGGGAGCTGGGCTCCTGGAAGAAGCGGCGGAACGCGCTGCCCAACATCATGATCAGCACTCCTCACACCAGGCCCTGA
- the LOC116998895 gene encoding myosin-M heavy chain-like isoform X3: MSMATETWEDKPSNETSSDTPPAGNTPSPACCRSSSDIVHESTDGAKAQRECRLRPHFSDPMPTDSVKRKQLELKIAAAARQHAQKRRQERDYGPVVAKANLGHGGSFDETRRTPRGSLRSRRHWSNVSSLSTDSGIVGVNDARDDLDPTEATRTKSADVERADSGIGQMPARKWRSRASETLSSLQAWEAHRPCTDCGERDLPVETDVQNCNQRRADLCEKCRKRRTERKESVLEFVNTEASYGEDLRIIKEEFYLPMQAAGLLSQEQLQGIFSNIQELIDLNENFLEILQEEIDQAFDQGDDDLMTVCIGEIFLEFVNMLPAFQTYCLQQSSSVNMLNALEKEKELLRIFLNVSQNDNTALRRMNLRSFLMAPLQRVTKYPLLLSRIIKATTEYHPDHSSLREAKSRIESHLEHINMKTKQEGNTWTLRSFRQDSKKKREVINIEMRETALKTVGWLREETRFVMEGSLQLAQPPDGQWVKKGSKTLKFQNMQVLLLVNMKRVSESSLESAEPGPVKDAVLVLIRDKNNGKFHLLREPLRLSNCIVSTDPDCDDTFELIEIRREAFVFRDSDRARTHHWFRQIRRYSRELGSWKKRRNALPNIMISTPHTRP; encoded by the exons ATGTCCATGGCAACTGAGACCTGGGAGGACAAGCCGAGCAATGAGACATCCAGTGACACTCCACCTGCAGGGAAT ACTCCCAGTCCTGCCTGTTGCCGATCCAGCTCTGACATTGTCCACGAGAGCACGGATGGTGCCAAGGCCCAGCGGGAGTGCCGGCTGCGGCCGCACTTCAGTGACCCGATGCCAACAGACTCAGTGAAGaggaagcagctggagctgaagaTCGCGGCTGCAGCGCGGCAGCACGCACAGAAGCGCCGGCAGGAGCGCGACTATG GTCCAGTGGTAGCAAAAGCCAACCTTGGCCATGGCGGCAGCTTTGATGAGACCCGACGCACCCCACGGGGCTCTCTCCGCTCCAGACGTCATTGGAGCAACGTCAGCAGTCTGAGCACAGACAGCGGGATTGTTGGTGTGAATGATGCCCGCGATGACCTGGATCCCACTGAGGCCACCCGGACCAAGTCAGCAGATGTGGAGAGAGCAGACAGTGGCATTGGCCAGATGCCAGCTAGGAAGTGGAGGAGCAGGGCATCTGAAACactgagctccctgcaggcatGGGAAGCCCACCGTCCCTGCACCGACTGTGGAGAAAGGGACCTCCCAGTGGAGACAGACGTTCAGAACTGCAACCAGCGGCGGGCTGATCTCTGCGAGAAGTGCCGCAAGCGCAGGACGGAGCGCAAGGAGTCTGTGCTGGAATTTGTCAACACGGAGGCCAGCTATGGAGAGGACCTGCGCATCATCAAAGAGGAGTTCTACCTCCCCAtgcaggcagctgggctgctgagccaggagcagctccagggcatCTTCAGCAACATCCAGGAGCTCATTGACCTCAATGAGAATTTCCTGGAGATCCTTCAAGAAGAGATTGATCAGGCCTTTGACCAG GGGGATGATGACCTGATGACCGTGTGCATCGGAGAAATATTCCTGGAATTCGTAAACATGCTGCCAGCCTTTCAGACATACTGTCTTCAGCAGTCCTCCTCTGTGAATATGCTCAACGCtttggagaaggagaaggagttGCTCAG AATATTCCTCAATGTCTCCCAGAATGACAACACAGCACTGCGTCGGATGAATCTGAGGTCCTTCCTGATGGCCCCTTTGCAAAGGGTCACCAAGTACcccctgctgctcagcagaatCATCAAGGCCACCACCGAGTACCACCCAGACCACAGCAGCCTGCGGGAGGCCAAGAGCCGCATTGAGTCCCACCTGGAGCACATCAACATGAAAACCAAGCAGGAGGGGAACACGTGGACCCTCCGATCCTTTCGCCAGGACAGCAAGAAGAAGAGGGAAGTCATCAACATCGAGATGAGAGAAACTGCCCTCAAAACTGTCGGCTGGCTGCGGGAGGAAACGCGGTTTGTGATGGAGGGGTCTCTGCAGCTGGCCCAGCCCCCCGATGGCCAGTGGGTGAAGAAAGGCAGCAAGACCCTGAAGTTCCAGAATATGCAGGTCCTCCTCCTGGTGAACATGAAGCGTGTGTCCGAGTCCAGCCTGGAATCAGCTGAGCCAGGGCCTGTGAAAGATGCAGTGCTGGTACTCATCAGGGACAAAAATAATGGGAAGTTCCATTTGCTCAGGGAGCCCTTGAGGCTGAGTAATTGCATCGTCTCCACTGATCCCGACTGCGACGACACCTTCGAACTGATTGAGATCAGGCGGGAGGCGTTTGTGTTCCGGGACAGCGACCGGGCACGGACTCACCACTGGTTCAGGCAGATCAGGCGCTACTCCAGGGAGCTGGGCTCCTGGAAGAAGCGGCGGAACGCGCTGCCCAACATCATGATCAGCACTCCTCACACCAGGCCCTGA